Genomic segment of Trichoderma breve strain T069 chromosome 7 map unlocalized scaffold00007, whole genome shotgun sequence:
TTTTGCTACAATGGCCGATCAACCCACCAAGACCATCCTCGAGGAAGGCTCCGGCCCCAACCCTGAAAAGGGCAACGTTGTTCTCATGGGTTATACCGGTTGGCTGAAGGACACCTCCCAGCCGGACAACAAGGGAAAGAAGTGAGTGGCAATGCCATACACTGTTCGTTGGTGTTTTTACTTATGTGCGATATTAGGTTCGACTCTTCTTACGACCGACCGGGCGAAGGCTTTAGCTGTCAGATTGGTGTTGGACAAGTCATCAAGGGTACGATTTATTCACCGATTCCACGCAGGTCGTACATTGACAATGTTGCGCAGGTTGGGACTTGGGTGTTGTTACTATGAAGCTCGGCGAGAAGGCTAGACTTGATATTCCCAGGTACGCACATATGGTCGCATTCAATGTTTGGACGTCTTACTAACACGGTTCGTAATAGCCACCTCGCTTATGGCAACAGGTAAGCCGATCAAAGTTTTGCTACGACGGTCAAGAAACGAACCCAGACGAATTGGCCTGCCCAATGACGAAATATGGTACAACAGAACGAAGATTGCATGAGCATGCTAACATTCTTCTAGGTCTGTTGGCAATCTTATCCCTGCCAACTCTGACCTCATCTTGTAAGTCGAATTGAATATCTATATGTAGTATTTTCTACGAACGTGACATCTGACATTATTCGTAGTGACGTCCATCTGAAGCAAATCAAATAGACGAGCAATAGGAACGAGAACCACGGCActaaaagtataattttgGAAAGAGCCATTTTTTTGGATATATCAAACACAGGATAGTTCTAGAGATTCAAGATTGTCTTGTGCTCTTCTCAGAAGATCAATTTTCTTGCCACTCGTCTCCCGTGACTTGATGCCGTATTCATGCATCGTGTAGCCCAGCACGCTGGCACAACTACATACATGCACCTAGAGGCAGTAGAAGATAAACTTGAAGTATCTACGAACCTGCTTAAAATCGACTGATGATATCGCCCGGCCCAACGGTCCAAGTCTTTATGTTCAATCGTATCCAGCTGTCAACCACGGAACAACGGACAACAGCGCCCTAAATGACAGCTTCCATTAAGCAACCGGACCCATCGGAAGCCTTGTACAGTGAGCCCAGCAAAATATCGCCGTTCAGCTCAATGATGCACCATAAATCCCGATTCTTCCCCTATACTCTTCCCTATCAAAACCGTTGAAGCTATCCGGTCCGTCCCTGAAAAAACGCTCGAGCTTCCATGGCGCTCTGACCGGTTCCAAAGCAGGTACCTCGAGCTATTTCTAAGAGCTGGCTGTCTAAGCCAATCACAGCGTCAGTGCCCCGCCTTGCTGCCCCGCCCGCGTTGCCTCAGCTTTTGCTGCCCCTCTTCTCGGTACTTCTGCCTTGTACCCGAGTTTTTTGCGTGTACTTCGTACCCCTCTGTCAGCAGCTgggcaacagcagcagctgccaaACTCCCGTCGCTGCTGCTAGTACAGCACAGTATTACAGTGGCACGATTAGCCACATTACCTCATCAGAAAGAACTGGAGCCTGTCATGTCCAGTGCAAGCCAACACTTCTGAATCCTGCTCATTACAAaccaacttcttctcttccaacgctcttcttcttgtcctttgtCGACAAGAGAATCACcgccttcttccaccaagcCAAACGACTCTTCTCCCGCACCGTCAGACACGCAGCAGGCTTCTTCTCTAGCCACCGTCACCCCTCTttatcagcagcatctgggTGAGGTCACGCTCGACCTAGGTGCTGGATCACCATATCCAAGATTTCGTCACAGCCCAGCCCCGGAACGCTGGCGAAGCGAAGGCTCTCTGAAGGGGAGTCTCAACAGAACCTCAAGAGAACCATGGCTGTAGGTTGATAGATAGCTCCCTCCGAGAAAGGCGCGAAACTGACCGTCTGCTTCAAACCAACAGGCCGCCAAGCTTCCCGAGGTCGATCTTGCAACCCGCATGCAAGTCGATGAATCCGTTGTTGGAACTACAGAAATCGATGAGTCTCTATACAGCCGACAGCTCTATGTCTTAGGACACGAGGCCATGCGCCGCATGGGCGCCTCCAACGTCCTCGTCGTTGGTCTCAAGGGTCTCGGTGTCGAGATTGCCAAGAATATTGCCTTGGCCGGTGTCAAGAGTTTGACTGTCTACGACCCTGCTCCGGTCCAGATTGCCGATCTCTCAGCCCAGTTCTTCTTGACTCCCAAGGATGTCGGCAAGCCCAGAGATGAAGTCACGGCACCGCGTGTCGCAGAGCTCAACGCTTATACCCCCGTCAAGGTTCACCAATCTCCCAGGTATAGCCACCAAATTCTCAGACTTCGTTTTTAGAGGGGTATTACTGACCACAAATTGTAGCATCGAGGATAACTTCGCTCAATTCGACAAGTATCAGGTTGTGGTGCTGACCAATGCGCCCATCTCGACACAAAAGGCTGTAGGCGACTACTGCCACTCCAAGGGCATCTACGTTGTCATCGCCGATACCTTCGGCCTATTtggctccatcttctgtgACTTTGGTGATAAGTTTACCATTATCGATCAGAACGGCGAGGCCGCCTTGAGCGGTATCGTTGCTGGCATCGACGAAGAGGGTCTGGTGTCGGCACTCGATGAGACTCGCCACGGTTTAGAAGATGGCGACTACGTCACATTTTCCGAAGTTGAGGGCATGGAGGCGTTGAATGGATGCGAGCCGCGTAAGATTACGGTTAAGGGTCCGTACACCTTCTCCATTGGCGATGTGTCAGGCCTCGGACAGTACCAGCGTGGAGGAACTTATCAGCAGGTCAAGATGCCCAAGGTCGTCGATTTCAAGAGCTTTACAGCCGCGCTGAAGGAGCCAGAGTTCCTTATTTCCGACTACGCCAAGTTCGATCGAccccagcagcttcatcttggaTTCCAGGCCCTCCATGCGTTCCAAGTCGCCAATGGACGACTTCCCAACCCCATGGACGAGAAAGATGCCATTGTCGTTctcgaggccgccaagaCGTTTGCCGCCGATGAGAAACTCGAAATCGATAttgacgagaagctgctgaaaGAGCTGAGTTTCCAGGCCCTTGGTGACCTTAGCCCCATGGCAGCACTCTTTGGCGGTATCGCTGCTCAGGAGGTTCTCAAAGCTGTGTCTGGCAAGTTCAATCCCATCCAGCAATGGATGTACTTTGATTCGCTCGAGTCCCTCCCTACTTCTACCAAGCGAAGCCCTGAGCTGTGCAAGCCCATCGGTAGCCGTTACGATGGCCAGATTGCTGTCTTTGGAACCGAGTAccaggagaagattgccaatCTCAAGCAATTTCTCGTTGGTGCCGGTGCCATTGGTTGTGAGATGCTAAAGAACTGGGCCATGATTGGCTTGGGCACAGGacccaagggcaagattTATGTCACCGACATGGACTCCATCGAGAAGAGCAACCTCAACCGACAGTTCCTTTTCCGAGCCGCTGATGTCGGCAGCATGAAGAGCGACTGCGCTGCCAGGGCTGTGCAGCGAATGAACCCAGAGCTGGAAGGCCACATTGAGACTTTGCGAGAGCGCGTTAGTCCCGAGACTGAGCATGTCTTCAATGAGGAATTTTGGCGTAGCCTGGATGGAGTCACCAACGCTCTGGACAATGTCGAAGCGAGAACTTACGTTGACCGAAGATGCGTCTTCTTCCGAAagccgctgctggagagcGGAACTCTGGGCACCAAGGGCAACACGCAAGTTGTCCTGCCCCATTTGACAGAGTCTTACTCTTCTTCCCAAGACCCCCCGGAGAAGGAGTTCCCCATGTGCACAATCCGAAGCTTCCCGAACAAGATTGACCATACCATTGCCTGGGCCAAGGAGTACATGTTTGAGAAGTGTTTTGTCAAAGCTCCCCAGACTGTGAACCTCTATCTGACTCAGCCCAACTTCATCGAGGCCACTCTGAAGCAAGGCGGCAACCAGAAGGAAACCCTGGAGACGATCCGCAACTACCTTACCACCGAGCGGCCCCGGACCTTTGAGGACTGCATTGCCTGGGCTCGTCTCCTCTTTGAGACGGAGTTTGCGAACAAGGTCCAGCAGCTGTTGTACAACTTCCCCAAGGACTCGGTGACTTCGGGCGGCACTCCCTTCTGGTCTGGTCCGAAGAGGGCTCCAGATGCCCTCAAGTTCGACCCCAATAACCCGACTCACTTTGGATTTATCGTGGCTGCCGCGAACCTTCATGCGTTCAACTTTAACATTAAGTCGCCCGGCACCGACAAGTCCATTTATTTGAAGGAACTGGAGAATGTCATTGTGCCTGATTTCACCCCCGACTCAAACGTCAAGATCCAGGCAGATGACAAGGAACCCGTAAGCCCTCTACCTTTTTAAAAGCCCAAGTATTTTGTATCTCAATAGTACTAACTATATTTTAGGATCCCAACGCCAGCAGCTTTGATGACACGGATGAGCTCACAACCCTCTCTGCCAGCCTCCCGTCGGCAAGCACTCTTGCGGGCTTCCAGCTGCAGCCTGTCGAGTTCGAAAAGGACGACGACACCAACCACCACATTGACTTCATCACTGCCTGCAGCAACCTGAGGGCCGAGAACTACAAGATTGAGCCTGCTGACAGACACAAGACCAAGTTTATTGCGGGCAAGATCATCCCCGCCATCGCCACGACAACGGCCCTCGTTACTGGCTTGGTTGTCCTGGAACTCTACAAGATCATTGACGGCAAGGATGATATTGAGCAGTACAAGAACGGCTTCATCAACCTGGCTCTGCCATTCTTTGGATTCGGCGAGCCCATTGCTAGTCCCAAGGTTGAATACAAGGGCCCTGATGGCAAGGTCAAGCTAGACAAGATTTGGGACCGATTCGAGGTCGAAAACATCACGCTCAAGGAGCTTCTCGACtactttgagaagaagggcctTAGCATCAGCATGCTCAGCTCTGGCGTCAGCCTGCTGTATGCAAGCTTCTTCCCTCCgtccaagctcaaggaccGCTACGCACTCAAGCTCAGCGAGCTGGTAGAGACCATTTCCAAGAAGCCCATTCCTTCTCACCAGAAGGAGCTGATCTTTGAGATGGTGGCTGAGGATTTGGACGAAGAGGACGTGGAGGTTCCGTACATTAAGGTAAATATTTGATTAGGTTTTATTGGAATTAAATAGACTCGGCGCGGTTCATAAGTAGTCACCACATGAGTAGATATTTGGAACAGAAATGAATAGCCTTAACGGATATATCAATCCCACTCTGGTGATATCAGCATGCTTCCGTATGCTTCAGTATGTTTGGGCACCCGGCACTCTTTTCCTTGCATAGCAGGGGACCATAATGGAAGACAATTGTCGTGATGACTAAAGACGCAGAATGGCTGAGTGATGAAGGCGCTAACGCCCGTGGGCGCTGTTACGTCACAATTAGAAAGCGCGCTAAGTTTTGTTCCGACGAAGAGGGATTTGGAATGACGAGGTGGGTGGATGCCATTGGATGTTATTAGTAACGTGGGAGCGACGCCCGAAGCTTTAGCAATGCTTAAGTCAGAACACAGTCACATAGGCTATCGTAACCACTGGAACGCTAACGGGTTAAGCTGAAGGATCTCGCAGGTGGGCTTGAGGGGGCGACGCTTGGCGTTGTCGATGATACTATGAAGAGTGCTttgtgtatatatagacCTTCTGGCTCCCCAAGTGGTGAGTGAGGAGAAAGCATTCAGACTTTAAATGAGAGCAATTCAACAGCAGTTGAGAACCAGATCTTTTGGGGTTTTGTTCAACAATAATCACAAGCAGTTTACCAAAACATTGACATATTCGACGTTGTCTAATAGTGCAACTGGGTTTGGAACTTTACGAAAAACAAACAGTATTACACGAGCTTCACCACTACAGTTTCCAATTCAAATCAGAATGGTTAGTATCTAGTGGTTTCTCCTTACCATTGTATATTTGAATTGAATAATAATCCTAACACTTGTATCCAATAATTGCAGGCTTCCAACGAGGGCAAAATCACCGACTGGGTCAAGCCCGGCGACACAACTGGCGAGTTCAAGCGTCAAGTCAGCTCGTTCCGCAACTGGATCTCCCGCGAGGCCGGTGCCGAGTTTCCTCCCGAAAAGGGGAGGTATCATCTCTACGTCAGCTACGCCTGCCCATGGGCGCACCGAACTTTGATCACCAGAAAACTCAAGGGCCTCGAGGACATTATTTCCTTCTCCGTGGTGCATTGGCATCTGGAGCAGAAGGGGTGGCGATTTGCCACCAAGGAGGACAATGATATCCCCGGCGAGAACGTTATTCCTGATCCCCTTCACGAGGGCTTTACGCATATCCGGGACGTGTACTTTGAGTCGAACAAGGACTACACTGGACGATTTACCGTTCCGGTGCTGTatgacaagaagacgaagcagaTTGTCAACAACGAGAGCAGCGAGATTATCCGAATGCTGGGGACAGAGTTTGACGACTTGATTGAGGAAAAGTACCGCTCCATTGTTCTCTACCCCGAGAGCCTCAAGAGCCAGATCGAAGAGACCAACGAGTGGACGTacaacctcatcaacaacGGCGTCTACAGGGCCGGCTTCGCCACCAGCTCCCAAGCCTACGAGACCGCCGTCGTCGCCCTGTTCGAGGCTCTCGACCGCGCAGAGAAGCATCTCGCCTCGCAGGCCGAGGGGCCTTACTACTTTGGCAAGGACATCACCGAGGCAGACATCCGGCTGTACGTGACGCTGGTGCGCTTCGACCCCGTGTACGTGCAGCACTTTAAGTGCAACATCCGCGACATTCGCAGCGGGTATCCTCACTTGCACAAGTGGATGCGCAACTTGTACTGGAGCCTGCCGGCGTTCAAGGAGACGACGCAGTTTGATCATATTAAGTGGCATTACACCCGAAGTCATACGCAGATCAACCCGTTCAGCATCACGCCTGTCGGGCCGCTGCCGCACATTTTGccgctggaggaggaggtgccCGCGGTGGTGGCGAGAGTGTAGAGAGCTATTGGGGGGGAAGAGGCAAAGTTAGAGAGTATGTTTGGGAGTAGGCCATTGGGGGAAGTTTTTCGTGTAACATGGAGGTCTTTATTAGTTGGAGTTGTGAGTGCGAGGGAAAAAAGTGTGGAGGGTACTGTATTGGGGTTCCTTTTAAttggatggcgatgatgagggtGAGGTTACCTTACCCTAGGATGATGCTTGATTGTTTGGGATTGAATTGGCACATTGGGTATTAGGACGAGTGATTATGATGAAAATGAATTATAGCGATATTTCATCTTGCTTTCGAACTACTTTACCCCGACTCTTTAATCATGACAAGGTTCCATGTGAATTTGAAAGTTGTCCTCTACATGTACTGATAAGGTCTGGAAGATTCTTAAGTCTCAACTGAAACTCAGCTGCCCAGCTGTGGGTAAGCGCCTACAACCAACACCAAACAAAGAATGAAACAACCTCGTATTGGgcattttttctttgttggaCGCTTTGCCTGCAATCAACTTCTTTCGTCTTTGTGCCAATATCCATGCACAATTGCTGCATGCCAAATTCCAGCCGTGCTGCTGCCTCTCCATTCCCACAGCGGCGACGTGCGACTTTAGGCTTCAAAGCTCCAGGCGGCCACCGCTCGCTTGCCCGCCCCCTCCACTGAAAAGCCCTGGCGTGCCACTGAAAGACGCTGCTAGCCGCCTCCGTAATCTCGTTCAATGACTCTCCTACCTCTACCTCCTTGTACCGAATAATTCCCATAGTCCTCCTCCCAAATCAGGTCCCCACCAAAAACGCAATCTgctcccatcaccatcaccaatTTCCACCTCCTCCCAACCGACCGCCTTTCAaatcctctctccctctcgaATCGTCCCGAATATCGATACTCGTCCGCGCGAAAATCAACCTCTCAACATCTCTCGCTCAGTCCTCGTGATCcagcgtcttcttttttcccgcCCGACCGCCCAAACCTTCCCCGCGCACGCACcgcacacgcacacgcacaACGCACGGCTGAAGCTACACTCATAATTTGacccttttccctcttctcctctcgtCTTTCGTCCCTTCTAGTACTACTATCTGCCAAGtcgttttttcttgttcctctTTCTGCGGCAAagtcttttcctctcctcgTTCAATCTCTTCTTGCGTCTTGTCTTTGGGTCGATtggctccagctgctgttaAGCTCCGTGGTCGGCTCTCCCTCCTCGAAATTGCAACGCGTCCTTTATGGTCACTACCTACACCTAACAATTACAAAAGCTCCCTTGGCCATCAAGCATCTGCTCGTGTGCGGCATCCACAACTTGCGACCTTTGCAGAGCTCGTCCATTGACGCACGTTACATCACCCCACCAAATCGAACTACTACTACTCAATAACCCTCGTCGACGCTTAGGCTCTAATCTCCCCCCTTCCGGCTCTCGGCCGACTAGCTAAAGGGTTCAACCATTTTGTCCAGTGATTTAGTCGAGACATTCGCCGGATGAGCGTCGCGCATTCGCCGCCTTGCTATGGCCATTCGATACACCGCAGAGCATCTGCTCTTCCTGAGGGAGTCGCCGCTATGCATCAAACCTGAGAAACTGCCTCCGGCGGAGGAATGGATGGGGTGAGCACAACTCGAGGCTCGCTGAACGGCTTCAGTGTTTGCTTTAAACTGATATTGACATAATGCAGGGCACCCCCAGACCAGACTCGAGCGCAGAACAAACCGGTCAACGATCGACCTCGGTCCCTGGACAATCCGCTTCTTGACCAGACAAATCGCCGCCCAGGCATCAACCACACCTCCCGGACCAGTACAAGTTGGTTCCATCTTAAAATACTCGTGCTGATAGTCATCTGTTGCTAACAATGTAACTCTTCAAGATCCTGATGACATTGTCTTTGCTCCTCCTCGGATGgcatttgcttcatctggCCGAGGTGGCAAGACGCTTGATGGTGAAAAACCGACCAAAGACGCCGACCCCGCAGGTCGGTTCGCCTTGCGCAATCGAAACAGCGAAGCCGACGGTGACCGTCTGCGCGCACCCAATGCTGTTCGTCGCCGCGGAGAAAACGACCTAGATAACGATGGCTGGAGCACAGTCAAGCCCCGCAAAAGCTTTGGTGCTGAAGGTGCCGAGCGTTTCCACGGCCGCATGGGTGGCAACTTtcgagatgagaagaagccccTGCGAGAAAACGATCGCGATGCCACTCGCGACCGCCCAACAAGGCCCTTTGATGCCTTTGGTCGAGACAACAAGGAAGCCGAAAATGACACTCGAGCACGCAACGGCGCTGGCAGGAGCAAAGTGGACTCTTGGCACAAGGCAGAGTCAATGCCGACAGAGTCCCCTGCGGCCGAGCGAAAAGAACGAGACCGAAccaagagctggagagacCGAGATACTACTGAAACTGCGGATGACCGTACCAATGGCAGGGCACCCGACAGGCGATGGGCTCGCGACCGCGAGCAGCGTGTTGAGCGTGAGCCCGAATGGTTCGACGAGCCTGCCGAGGCACTCCGCGAGGCACACACCCAGCAAGACTTCCAGAAGTGGAtggagcagatgaagaaaggcaaaggagGCGGTGATGCCCCAGAGCGCccaactgcagcagcagcggctccTGAACCTGCTGCCGAGACTGAGAGGTTTCAACCTCACCAGCCTACTGCTATCGAAGTTGCCCCTGACAAAttcttccttgcctttgGCGGTATGCAAGCACAGGGACCTCTAGAGCCCAACTCCCCACCCAGCGAAGTAAACGATGCAGCTGCCAGGCCCAAGACCGTGGGCAAGTCATCAAGGTTCAcgtccttcttccaccaacCCCAAGAAGAACCACGAGGCAGAGTAGAACAGTCGACGAGCGTGCCGCCTGCACCTTCTCAGTTCCCCCCGGGACTGGGACCGCTCGCAGGAatggctcctcctcctcaagaagaagagaaacaggCTTTCCAGCAACTACTGCTAAAGCTTCAGAAGCAGAGCATGAGTGCCACTCCTCCGGCTCACTCACCATTTGCTGCCCCACCACCTCAAGGAAATCTTCCAGACATGTCGAAAAAGAGCAACCTCGCATCCCCAGAGCCATTCCAACAATACGGTGGCGATAGAATCAACGGCGGCATTGGCCGCCCGCCGCCACCGCAACATGTTCAAGAAATCCTTGCACCTCGACCACAGCAACAGTCTGCTCGGCCAGACCAACTTCTCCAAGATCTCGCGGGGCACCACCAGCGTATCTCTAGCCAGGGCTCAGGAATCCCTGACCAGGCTCGCAACAACAATAATACCGAGTTTTTGATGAATCTCATGCGAATGGGGCCCAGTGCTCCGTTAAGCATgccccagccccagcagcagaagcaaatgCCGATGCAAGAGTCGGACTTCTCGCCAAGAGAGAATCGGGGAGTGCAGCAACGCCAGATGCGCCCCCAGCCGCCTCCTGGCTTTCCCATGGAAGAGTCTTTCCACAACGCCGAACGCGATTCCCGTCTCGGCCAGCCCACTCAGATTTTGCAACgaccccctccccctcctgGGCTGGATCAGATGCCACCCAGCTGGATGACCAGCGGAGGACAGATACCGCCACCACAGCAGCGAGGCCCCATGATGCCTCCTCCTGGATTGGCCGGCGGCCTAAACCGCAACGTTCCCATGCCTCACATGTTTCCTCCCAACTTCCCTCCTGGTGGCATGCCGCCTCCAGATGCAATGGCTGGCATGCCTCCACGCAacatgcctcctcctcctcctggcttCTTCAACGGACCACCTCATGGGTTCATGCCTCCTGGACTCGGTGGATTCAATGGACCCCCGGGACCACCAGAGCCTTTTGGTGGATCTCCCTTTGAAGCCCGTGGCATGCCCCCGGGCGCCGCTGGTCGGGGTGCTGCCTTTGGCCGGCCATAGGTTGCCGCATGATCACGATAGTGAACTCTGCTTCTAACGGCAAACCTCAATTACCAAAAAGCAGAATGGCATTCCGTGTTATAATTTGTGCAGTCAAAAAACAAACTAcatttttattattattactagTATGACTCTTTTTTGGAGCTATGAAGGCCGAGTTTATGGGACCCAAGGGGTTATGGGTTCTAAGGACCGCTCTTTGCTTGCAATGTCATATGAATTTGTCCTGGGAAATGCTTACGGGGGAAGTAGTCTCGGTGACGAGGAGAGACTCACAAGTGCACGGATTGCCAGATATAGGGGAAAGGAGATGTAATGCGGGCGATGAGAATGAAAATATGTTGCAAATTCGGAGCTTCGTTGAACATGTGACAGTACCTGCTTGTAGATTTTTGTTGGTGTAGTAGACACACGCAATgtggcgatgctgctgatatCGTCTCGAGGATACCCTGTGAAGTATTTATGAAGAGAGCATTAAAATTGCAGCTACAGTTGAAACGATTAGTTTACTATTACTGAAGTTTGTGAtgtttgcttgttgctcTGTCGAATCTTTTGACTCTTCTGAGGATTGTTACCGCAGTGATCTGTGCTTCTGAAGATGAGCAGAGTCAATCGTATGATGGAACCTTGGCTGAGTTGCCCCAGACCCATCACGGCGAGAACTTGTTCATATTCACATGCCGACAAAAGCATAATGCAAAAGTCCATACTGTTAATCAAACAATCGAGGTTAGTTCACACCACACGCTATTGCATGCAGCTAGAGTGCAAACGTATCGACGAATCATCAGCCACAGAACGAGTGAAACCTTATTGAATGAATGCCCAAACCTCCTCACTTCCGCCAAGCTATTTAGGTGGTACCAACACGTACGTCCGCAGTCACTCCTCTttactcctcctcctcttctttacATCCCGTAATTCTTCTATTTCAATCATAATtcgcaaagatgaagctcgCGGTGTTTAGCTCCAAGCCTTACGACAAACGCTACATCGAGGCGGCTCGTAGCGCTGCGGCCGCCAGAGGCGCTGGGTCTGCTGCGACTCGTCCTGCGTCAGCAGATATCGAGATTGTTTTTCATGAATTTGCACTGGAGGAAGACACGGTTATCCTTGCACAGGGAGCAGATGCAATCTGTGCGTTTGTCAATGACACTCTTTCGGCGCCTGTGATTGAGGCGCTGGCAAAGGAGGGCGTCAAGGCGATTCTGCTGCGCTGCGCGGGCTTCAACCACGTCGACCTCGTGGCGGCTGAAAAAGCCGGCATCATGGTCGCCAACGTGCCGTCGTATTCGCCCGAGGCCGTGGCAGAGTTTGCGGTTGCGCTGATCCAGACGCTGAACCGAAAGACGCACCGCGCGTACAACCGGGCGCGGGAGGGGAACTTTGCGCTGGACGGGTTGATGGGGCGGACGCTGTATGGGAAGACAGTTGGGTTTATTGGCACGGGGAAGATTGGGGTTGCGACGGCGAAGATTATGAAGGGGTTTGGGTGTCGGATTTTGGCGTACGATCCGTTTCCTGCGGCGGCGTTTGAGGGGGTTGGGGAGTATAAGGGTCTTGATGAGGTTCTCGCTGAGTCGGACGTGATCAGCTTGCACTGTCCTTTAATGGATAGCACGAGGAGGATTATTAACGAGGAGGCGAttgcgaagatgaagcctGGTGCGATGCTGATCAATACTTCTCGAGGAGGGCTTGTTGATACGAAGGCTGTGATTAGGGCTCTCAAGGCGCAGCATTTAGGGGGCGTTGCGCTGGATGTGTATGAAGGTGAGGGTTCGCTGTTTTATGATGATCATTCGGGGGAGATTATTCATGATGATGTGTTGATGCGGTTGATGACGTTTCACAATGTGATTGTGACGGGGCATCAGGCGTTTTTCACGGAGGAGGCGTTGATGGAGATTGCGGATTGTACGTTGAGGAACATTGATGAGTTTGTGGTGACGGGGACGTGTAAGAATTCGTTGACGAAGGATTTGAAGTTGGTGAAGCGGGATTCATTGCCGGTTCGGGGTGTGTGATGGGGTTTTTGGGTTGTTTAAGGGAGAAAGTGGTTGACGGATGTTGGGTAGTGTTGAAGTATTGATCGGTAGCTTTCAAATTCGCTTGCTCTTGGTGTTTGATGTTGACGTTGAGACTTGGTTATGAGGCAACCTTGGCTGATATGTTGTACTGCAACTGGAATATCGCTATTCTTTCCATTGCTCTTGCAAACTCGAGATATAATTGGAAGCATTCTGCTACTGTTCTAAAATCTCTGGAGTTTGTTGCTTGAGTCTGACAACTGAAAGATGTTTGTATACCTGCACATGAATGTTTCTGGCAGTTGATTTGGTCCCTTGTATTTGGAATATCAACCAAATTCTAAATAGGTGGTGGCATAAATGGTAATAGCTTACTACGTTGGTAACTGCTTCTTAAATGATTCATAAAATGCTTATCTGTCATTGAGTACGTGGTCAACTGCTTCAGTGCTATGCCAAA
This window contains:
- a CDS encoding d-isomer specific 2-hydroxyacid dehydrogenase, NAD binding domain-containing protein, producing MKLAVFSSKPYDKRYIEAARSAAAARGAGSAATRPASADIEIVFHEFALEEDTVILAQGADAICAFVNDTLSAPVIEALAKEGVKAILLRCAGFNHVDLVAAEKAGIMVANVPSYSPEAVAEFAVALIQTLNRKTHRAYNRAREGNFALDGLMGRTLYGKTVGFIGTGKIGVATAKIMKGFGCRILAYDPFPAAAFEGVGEYKGLDEVLAESDVISLHCPLMDSTRRIINEEAIAKMKPGAMLINTSRGGLVDTKAVIRALKAQHLGGVALDVYEGEGSLFYDDHSGEIIHDDVLMRLMTFHNVIVTGHQAFFTEEALMEIADCTLRNIDEFVVTGTCKNSLTKDLKLVKRDSLPVRGV
- a CDS encoding FKBP-type peptidyl-prolyl cis-trans isomerase domain-containing protein, giving the protein MADQPTKTILEEGSGPNPEKGNVVLMGYTGWLKDTSQPDNKGKKFDSSYDRPGEGFSCQIGVGQVIKGWDLGVVTMKLGEKARLDIPSHLAYGNRSVGNLIPANSDLIFDVHLKQIK
- a CDS encoding thiF family domain-containing protein, with the translated sequence MAAAKLPEVDLATRMQVDESVVGTTEIDESLYSRQLYVLGHEAMRRMGASNVLVVGLKGLGVEIAKNIALAGVKSLTVYDPAPVQIADLSAQFFLTPKDVGKPRDEVTAPRVAELNAYTPVKVHQSPSIEDNFAQFDKYQVVVLTNAPISTQKAVGDYCHSKGIYVVIADTFGLFGSIFCDFGDKFTIIDQNGEAALSGIVAGIDEEGLVSALDETRHGLEDGDYVTFSEVEGMEALNGCEPRKITVKGPYTFSIGDVSGLGQYQRGGTYQQVKMPKVVDFKSFTAALKEPEFLISDYAKFDRPQQLHLGFQALHAFQVANGRLPNPMDEKDAIVVLEAAKTFAADEKLEIDIDEKLLKELSFQALGDLSPMAALFGGIAAQEVLKAVSGKFNPIQQWMYFDSLESLPTSTKRSPELCKPIGSRYDGQIAVFGTEYQEKIANLKQFLVGAGAIGCEMLKNWAMIGLGTGPKGKIYVTDMDSIEKSNLNRQFLFRAADVGSMKSDCAARAVQRMNPELEGHIETLRERVSPETEHVFNEEFWRSLDGVTNALDNVEARTYVDRRCVFFRKPLLESGTLGTKGNTQVVLPHLTESYSSSQDPPEKEFPMCTIRSFPNKIDHTIAWAKEYMFEKCFVKAPQTVNLYLTQPNFIEATLKQGGNQKETLETIRNYLTTERPRTFEDCIAWARLLFETEFANKVQQLLYNFPKDSVTSGGTPFWSGPKRAPDALKFDPNNPTHFGFIVAAANLHAFNFNIKSPGTDKSIYLKELENVIVPDFTPDSNVKIQADDKEPDPNASSFDDTDELTTLSASLPSASTLAGFQLQPVEFEKDDDTNHHIDFITACSNLRAENYKIEPADRHKTKFIAGKIIPAIATTTALVTGLVVLELYKIIDGKDDIEQYKNGFINLALPFFGFGEPIASPKVEYKGPDGKVKLDKIWDRFEVENITLKELLDYFEKKGLSISMLSSGVSLLYASFFPPSKLKDRYALKLSELVETISKKPIPSHQKELIFEMVAEDLDEEDVEVPYIKVNI